TCGGGGCTGTACACGCGCACCGGCACAGCGGCGGAGCCGAGCCGATTCGGCACGCCGGGCTCCCGGCCCGCCGCGGGGCCCGGGACGACGATGTCGGTGATTTGCACGGGAGCCATCCTCTCAGTCTGCCGGTCCGATGCCGCGGCGGCGAGCGCGGGCGCCGCCGCGCCGCTCCCATCGGCGGCATCGGCCGGGCTCGCGCACCCCGCCAGCAGGCCGACGGCCAGCACGAGCGCGAGGCCGCCCCACGGCCGGCGGACGCGCGCGGTGCGCCCCGCTCTCTCGCCGCGCGGCGTCACGACTGGGGATCCCGCGCCCGAGCGGCGATCCCGGCGAGCAGCAGATCGAGCCCGCGATCGAAGACCGCTCGATTGCGCGTCGGACCGACGGGGTGATCGGCCAGCAGGCCGGAGAGGCGCCCCTCCGTCTGCCCGGGGTCGAGGATCGTGTCGGGAGAGAGCGCGTCGAGCGCAGCGCCGAACGAAAACGCGTCGATCACCTCGATCGTCGTGATGATCTCGGCCTCCGGCAGCCCGGCCGTGGCAAGCGCGTCGGCGAGCACGGAGTAGAACCGCAGCACGTCCGGCTCGTCGATGACCACGGTCACCATGAGCTGCAGCACCCGGGGGTGCTCGGCGTACATGCGCCAGGTGTTCTCGACCTCGTTCCGGATCGTGCGCTGCCAGTCGGGATCGCCGAGGGGTGCGTGCACGTACTCGGTCACGAGCGACTGCCGCATGGCCCGGATGATCCCGTCGCGACCGTCGACGTGGTGGTAGAGAGAGGACACGCTGACGCCGAGCTTCTTGGCGAGCGGAACCACCTGGAGATCCGCCCCCGAATCCACGAGCTCGACGGCGGCGCGGCCGATGATCTCACGGGTGAGCAGGGTCGTGCGGGGTCTCGCCACGTCGGGTCCCTTTCCGCTCGGTCTTGACAGATCCTCTCACAGGAGGCACCATGATCTCGATAACCGAAATGATTTCGGTTAAGTGCGCCACCACCATCGAAGTTGGAGTCCCCGTGAGCACCCTCCCCCCACCGAGCGTCGAACCGCGCCAGCCCCTCACCCTCCGCACCGGGAGCGCCACGTTCCTCATCGCCCTCGCCAGCCTGATGATGGCGAACCTCGCGCCGTTCGTGATGACGGCGCTCGCCGCCCTCGGCTTCGACGTGCTGACGAGCGGCAACATCCTCACCGGCGCGCTCCTCGCCTCTGCGGCGGTCGGACTCGGCACCGCGCGCCTCGCCGCGGGGACACTCCGGCGGCGTCTGGCGCTCGCAGGTCTCGCCCTCGCGACCGTCGCCTTCGGCGCCGCCGCGCTCGCCCCCGCCCCCGCGATCGCCGTCACCGGGCTGATCGTCGGTGGCGCCGGGATCGGCGCTGCGATCTCCACCTCCGGTGCCGCCATTGCGGCGCTCCGCAATCCCAACCGCATCTCGGCGGCGAGCGGGCTCGTGAACCGCGTGCTGATCACCCTCGTGCTCGCGGTGATCCCGCTCATCGGCATCACCCAGGGCAGCGTGTTCGGCACCCTCGCGCTGATCTCGCTGGTCGGTCTGGCCCTGGCGTCGTGGCTGCCGGACCCGCCCGCGCACGCCGAGCCCGTCGACGTCACGACGAGCCTGCGGATCGCGGCCCCGCGTCGCATCACCCTCGCCGGCATCGCCATCCTCGTCGTCTTCCCGCTCTGGGGCACGAGCGAGGACGCCATCTGGACCATGGCCCCCGTGCTCGGCGGCGCCCTGGGCATGGGCGAGCAGACGCTCGGCTTCACCCTCAGCCTCTCCGCGGCCGGCGGGATCCTCGGCATGCTCGTGGTCGCGGTCTTCGGGCACCGGATCGGCCGGGCCCTCCCCCTCGCGATCGCCATCGTGGCGGGCGGGGTCTTGAAGGTCTGCCTGGGCTTCACCGAGGATCCCACCGTCCTCGCCGTGCTCATCATCGCGGTGAGCACGTT
Above is a genomic segment from Leucobacter rhizosphaerae containing:
- a CDS encoding MFS transporter, with protein sequence MSTLPPPSVEPRQPLTLRTGSATFLIALASLMMANLAPFVMTALAALGFDVLTSGNILTGALLASAAVGLGTARLAAGTLRRRLALAGLALATVAFGAAALAPAPAIAVTGLIVGGAGIGAAISTSGAAIAALRNPNRISAASGLVNRVLITLVLAVIPLIGITQGSVFGTLALISLVGLALASWLPDPPAHAEPVDVTTSLRIAAPRRITLAGIAILVVFPLWGTSEDAIWTMAPVLGGALGMGEQTLGFTLSLSAAGGILGMLVVAVFGHRIGRALPLAIAIVAGGVLKVCLGFTEDPTVLAVLIIAVSTFYAFAFSLFIATAAGLDARGRWSGPLLGAYLVGSSFAPLIGGALIEWWGIPAFTWVMGLVSALVLIPTILIARVSTAAERALARSTGSAASATVTPERTSPSPDALAR
- a CDS encoding TetR/AcrR family transcriptional regulator: MARPRTTLLTREIIGRAAVELVDSGADLQVVPLAKKLGVSVSSLYHHVDGRDGIIRAMRQSLVTEYVHAPLGDPDWQRTIRNEVENTWRMYAEHPRVLQLMVTVVIDEPDVLRFYSVLADALATAGLPEAEIITTIEVIDAFSFGAALDALSPDTILDPGQTEGRLSGLLADHPVGPTRNRAVFDRGLDLLLAGIAARARDPQS